DNA from Terriglobia bacterium:
CGACGACGGCGTAGGTAACCTGCGCCTCGGCGGCCAGCTTGCCATCCACGGAGGCCTCGCCCCGCATCTTTCCGAATTTGGAGCGCATGGATTCCACCGTCACCTCGATGCGCAACTGGTCGCCCGGCAGGACGGGACGGCGAAATTTTGCCGACTCGATGGCAACGAAGTAAACCAGCTTCTGGGTTCGGTCGGGCAGGTCCTTCAGCACCAGAACCGCACCTACCTGGGCGATGGCCTCCAGAATCAGGACCCCCGGCATGACGGGGGCCTGCGGAAAATGGCCCGCAAAGAACGGTTCATTGATGGTCACGTTCTTCAGGCCGACCACGCGCTCCCCCGGGACGAGCTCTTCGATCCGGTCAACCAGCAGGAACGGATATCGATGAGGAATGATGTTCATGATTTGGTTGATGTCCAGGCTCATGGAACTCCTTTGCGGCATCGCAACGTTGATCGGTCGCCCAAAGTCTACCGTTCTTGATTCACCAAATCAACCCGGGATCGGGAGAAGTCGCGCCGTCAGGCCGAAGAGTCAATCCGTCCACCGCTCCGGCGGCGCCGACCCTGCTTCGAGAGGGGCCGAAGCATGCCCCCGGCCTGCGCAGACTTTGCTTTAAAGAGAATCGATCCTGGGAGAGTGAATCCTCGCCCAGGATCACGCTTTGCCTCGGGAGAAAGAAAGGAAGGAACACACGACGACCCTCGAGGGGTGCATCCTTGAGCCTCTCTAGTTCTTAGGCGGAGGTGGAGTCGGTGTGGGCTTGGCCGCGGGGGTCGCCGGCTTGGCACTCGCCGCATCGTAACGACGAATGATCTCGGTCGTAATGTTCGATGTGGGTGCGTACCAGAGTACTCCGCTTTGAGGAGAAGAGACATCGAGTACGGCCGTGTAGCCCTGCTCACTCGCGTACACTTCGATGACCTTCAGCATCTTGCGCCCGATTCGGCTGACAATTTCCTGGGATAGGCCCTGAAATTCGTCCTGTGCGTCCTGTTGCTGGCGCTGCAGGTCCTTGCCCTTCTGGTCAATCTGCCGCGCCAATTGCGCTTTGGCGTCGTCGTTCAGGGTGGTGGCCTGATCCTGGAGCTGTTTCTGCATGGACTCAATGTCCTTCTGCATCTTCTCAAGCTCGGCCCTCTTGGCGGTGGCCTTTGCGTTGAGGACAGAGGACTCTTTCTTCCCCTCTTCACTGTTCGCGATGGCTTGTTGGATATCAATGATGGCGATCTTTGTGGGAGCTTGCGCCCGTGCCAGGTGGGGACTCAGGCCACAAGCGACAACCATCAGGGTAATCCGGATTAGGTTTTTTCTTGTCAATTCAGTATCTCCTCCCGAAGGATAATAATTGGAGCGAGGCCCTTTTGTCAAAGACCCTCCGCCTGTCCTTCGATGCGACCAGTCGCGGGGTGTCAGAAGGTCCGACCAATTGAGAATCGGATGGTGCGTGATGGTTCCTTGATTGAAATGGGTGACAAGAACGGCGAAGCCAGGACTTGGGTCTTAAAGTAATTGGGATCATTGAAGAGTACGGAGATGTCACTCACCCGACTGCGCGTAAATGGATCCGTTGGAATGAATCCGGGCGGCGTGAAGGTGGTGCTCAAGCGCGAAGGGTTGAACGCATAATAGAGGCGGAACGGCGCGTTCACCACCGGAAGCACCACTTGCAGCTCCAGGCCCACCGAGGAGCGCAGCGTCAGGTTGGTTCCTTTGAGCAGGGGCACACTGGTGTCTCCCAACACGTCGGGGGTCGAGAGGGTCAATTGTGAATGTTTGAGGACGAAGGACGAGCCGGCATCTGCGAAGGCTGCCAGCGTGACCGGGCCAAAGAGAGGGATTCGATATTCGGCATTGACCACGAGCTGCGTGTCGCCGCCGGGTTGGATCAGCCGCCTCGTCTGGAAGGACTGAAAATTGAATTGTTGCCGGCCGTCCGGGGTGAATATGGGATTTCCCGCCGCATCCAGCAACGGCTCTGCGAACGATACCTGTTGCGGGAAAAGGGCAATGGGAGAAACCGCCCGGATGTCGAATCCACGGATGGAATCCTCTCCCCCGGTATAAAACCTCTCATACGGAGCAGCCACGAGCGGGGTCGTAATCGACTGTCCCGGATGGGAAGGATCGGGGATGGTCGTTGAACCAAACCCCGACACAAAGGATCCCAGGAAGTGGATTCCCACGACATGCCGGCCTTTGTTCACGGGGTGAAAGTATTTGAAATCGATGACCGGCCGATACGAACTGACGTTGCCTCCCAGGATAGAGCCCTCAAAATCCATCGCCACAAAAAGGCTCTTGCCCGAATGCGGTGTGAAAGGGTGGTCCACGGTGGAGAAGGAGTAGGAGGGAGTGACCTTGTGGGAGCGAATGTTGGACAATGCGCTGGGCCCCCCCAGGCTGTTGAACGTCAGCAAGTTGAAAAATTGCTGGGCTGCCGCGTTCAAGTTTGTCAGCGACGAGTTCTCCAACGCGAAGGTCAGCCCCACTCGGGTGAACGGCCGGAGAGGGTAACTCCCAAACAGGGTAAATCCCGAGGAATCCTGAGTATATTGCTGCAGGTTATTGGGATCCCCCAGCAAATCCGTGGAGGAGAGTCCCAGGGCCAGCGCCGTCTCGCGGGCCTGGTCAAAGCGGAAGCTGCGGGTGAAGATCGTGAATCCTGTTGTCAACGGCCGATCCCGGAAGTAAGGTTCCGTGAATCCGAACAAAAAATTCTTCTGCCGCGTTCCTCCTTCCAACTGGACCGTGAGCGTTTCACCCAGTCCGAGGAAGTTGTTGGTCTGATAAGTCAGCCCGATAAACGTGCCGGCAACGCCGCTCGCCCCGCCATTGAAGCTGATCGATTGCTTTCCCCGTTCCTTCAATTTCAGGGTCAGATCCACCTGCCCGTCGCGCTCGTTCAGCTTGACATCCGCATCCTTCTCCGCCTTCACCGGCTCAAAGAATCCCAGCTGGTTGATCCGGAGCAGACTCAGATCCCAGAGGCGGGTGTTGTAAACGTCCCCCTCGTCCAGCAGCATCTCGCGCCGGATCACCTTGTCCCGCGTAGTTGTGTTTCCGGAAAACTCGATCCGGTGGACAAAAAACTGCTTCCCTTCCTCAAACCGGATGGCGAAATCGACGGTCTTCTTATCGTCGTCGAAAGTCTGATCGGGGACCGGCGTCTCGTTGATGTAACCCCGCTCCCCGTACGCCTTGCGAATATTTTCAAAGGACTTGCGGATCTTTCCCACACTGAAGATGTCGCCCGTGTTCAGTCCAATGACGGTCCGGAGCTGTTCCTCGCTGAACAGCTTGTTGCCCGTGATGGTGAGCTGGCCCATGTGATATTGGGCCCCCTCTTCGACGGGAATCAGGACGTTGACCCGTTTTCCGCCCTTCGATGAGCTGATGAACGGAATTCGGAGCAATGGGGCGCCGGTGTCTTCCAGCTCGGTCTTGGGCTCCTGGGCAATCATCTTGGCGTAGCCCTTGTCCTGGTAAAGGCTGCGGACCCGCTCCAGGTCCTCCGCCATCTTATTTTTATCGTAGGTGGCGTGAAACAGATAGAAGAACGGGGGAATCCCCTTGGGGCGTTCGTTTTTCATGGCACGCACCAGGGTGCCGTCTGAGAAAACCGTGTTTCCGTCGAACTCAATCTTTCCCACTTTGACCTTGGGGCCCTCTTCGATGATAAAAGTGAGTTCCACCGAAGACGGGGGGACCTCCTTGACTTCGTGGGTCACCTTCGCAAACTGGCGTCCGCGCTCCGCGAGGTAGTCCTTGAGGACCTGTTCCGCGCGCTTGATTTTCGTTGGATCATACTGGGACTCCTGGGAGAGTCCGACCTTGCGTTCCTTGAATCGATCGAGGATTTCAGACCGGGTGATCGATTTGTTGCCCTCATATTCGATCTTTCGAACCAACGGCCTTTCCTTGACCGTAAAGGTCGCAATGATTCCCTTGGTCCCGCCTTCAGTGGTCAGCTTGATGTCGTCCAGCAGGTTGGTATTCCACAACGCCATATAATCGCGGCGGAGGGCATCCGCATCAAAGGGGTCCCCCTTGCGCGTCAGGATTCGCGCGCGCAGTGTTTCTTTGGGGACGCGGCGGTTCCCTGTGATGATGATATCCTCGATGACCGGGTTGACCGCAGGCCGGCCGGTTTCCGGCGCGGTGGGCCCAGCGGCGGGCGCGGGTGCGGGCTTTGGGGGCTGCTCGGGCTTGGCGGTCGGGATGGGTTCAAAGGGAGCGGGCGCACCCTCCTTCTTTTTTTCCTCCGGCTTTTTCTCGGGTTGCTGAGAGTCGGGCTTCTCCTGGGAGGGGTTCTTTTTCTGGTCGCCGGCCGCGGGTTTAGGTGGCTCCTGGCTTGAGGGCGGGGCCGATTGAGCGACCACGGGAACGGAAGCAAACCACGTCAGCGCGGACAGCATCGCTACCACAAGGCTCAGGGCGAACTTCGTCCTTTGCCCTCGAAATGAAATGAACAAAGATTCCTCCCACCTATAAGTTTATCCCGAGTGAAGGATGCCGGGATGCAGGACCAACCTATTAGATGATGAAAACTGGAGTCCGAAGGTTGTTTCGCGAATTATTTGTATAGCAACACCGCCTCAACCTCGGTTGCGTTCGGGATCCGATAATAGAGCCCGTCATTCTCCAGAAAGATATCCAGCTTTGAATCGGGGTGAAGCCGGTTGTGGATGAGGGCCTCCGACAGGGGATCCTCGATATACTTCTGGAGGGCCCGGCGAAGCGGTCGCGCGCCATAGGAGCGGTCCAGGCAGGTCTTCTCGACAATCCACCGTTTGGCATCATCCGCCAGGACCACCTCGATCTTGCGCTGGGCCAGGGTGAGGTTCATCTGGTTGACCAGCAATTCAACGATTTTCAGCAGATCGTCATCTCCCAAGGCATTGAATACAAGGATTTCATCGAGCCGGTTGAGGAATTCGGGATTGAAAATCCGCTTGACCTCTCCCATCACCATTTCTTCCATTTTTCCCTGGCTCAGATCATCGGAAGGGGCCTGGAATCCCATGGTGGCCCGCTTCTGCAGGTAGCGGGCTCCGATGTTGGAGGTCATCACGATAATGGTGTTCTTGAAATCGACGGTGTTGCCCAGGCCATCGGTCAACTGGCCGTCTTCAAAAACCTGCAACAGAATATTGAAAAGATCGTAGTGCGCCTTTTCGATTTCGTCGAGCAGAATGACCGAATAA
Protein-coding regions in this window:
- the fabZ gene encoding 3-hydroxyacyl-ACP dehydratase FabZ, coding for MSLDINQIMNIIPHRYPFLLVDRIEELVPGERVVGLKNVTINEPFFAGHFPQAPVMPGVLILEAIAQVGAVLVLKDLPDRTQKLVYFVAIESAKFRRPVLPGDQLRIEVTVESMRSKFGKMRGEASVDGKLAAEAQVTYAVVDREKAQD
- a CDS encoding OmpH family outer membrane protein, which encodes MTRKNLIRITLMVVACGLSPHLARAQAPTKIAIIDIQQAIANSEEGKKESSVLNAKATAKRAELEKMQKDIESMQKQLQDQATTLNDDAKAQLARQIDQKGKDLQRQQQDAQDEFQGLSQEIVSRIGRKMLKVIEVYASEQGYTAVLDVSSPQSGVLWYAPTSNITTEIIRRYDAASAKPATPAAKPTPTPPPPKN
- the bamA gene encoding outer membrane protein assembly factor BamA, with amino-acid sequence MFISFRGQRTKFALSLVVAMLSALTWFASVPVVAQSAPPSSQEPPKPAAGDQKKNPSQEKPDSQQPEKKPEEKKKEGAPAPFEPIPTAKPEQPPKPAPAPAAGPTAPETGRPAVNPVIEDIIITGNRRVPKETLRARILTRKGDPFDADALRRDYMALWNTNLLDDIKLTTEGGTKGIIATFTVKERPLVRKIEYEGNKSITRSEILDRFKERKVGLSQESQYDPTKIKRAEQVLKDYLAERGRQFAKVTHEVKEVPPSSVELTFIIEEGPKVKVGKIEFDGNTVFSDGTLVRAMKNERPKGIPPFFYLFHATYDKNKMAEDLERVRSLYQDKGYAKMIAQEPKTELEDTGAPLLRIPFISSSKGGKRVNVLIPVEEGAQYHMGQLTITGNKLFSEEQLRTVIGLNTGDIFSVGKIRKSFENIRKAYGERGYINETPVPDQTFDDDKKTVDFAIRFEEGKQFFVHRIEFSGNTTTRDKVIRREMLLDEGDVYNTRLWDLSLLRINQLGFFEPVKAEKDADVKLNERDGQVDLTLKLKERGKQSISFNGGASGVAGTFIGLTYQTNNFLGLGETLTVQLEGGTRQKNFLFGFTEPYFRDRPLTTGFTIFTRSFRFDQARETALALGLSSTDLLGDPNNLQQYTQDSSGFTLFGSYPLRPFTRVGLTFALENSSLTNLNAAAQQFFNLLTFNSLGGPSALSNIRSHKVTPSYSFSTVDHPFTPHSGKSLFVAMDFEGSILGGNVSSYRPVIDFKYFHPVNKGRHVVGIHFLGSFVSGFGSTTIPDPSHPGQSITTPLVAAPYERFYTGGEDSIRGFDIRAVSPIALFPQQVSFAEPLLDAAGNPIFTPDGRQQFNFQSFQTRRLIQPGGDTQLVVNAEYRIPLFGPVTLAAFADAGSSFVLKHSQLTLSTPDVLGDTSVPLLKGTNLTLRSSVGLELQVVLPVVNAPFRLYYAFNPSRLSTTFTPPGFIPTDPFTRSRVSDISVLFNDPNYFKTQVLASPFLSPISIKEPSRTIRFSIGRTF